One stretch of Alcaligenes faecalis DNA includes these proteins:
- a CDS encoding GyrI-like domain-containing protein, giving the protein MTLPVWADKAGLEGAVAQMRAQLGNAPAPRWEAVTEGKCVQVMHVGSQAELSVLLSQLYTRFLPQEGLEPLGVYHEIYLNDWSKASSSRHKMIVRQPIC; this is encoded by the coding sequence GTGACGCTGCCTGTGTGGGCTGACAAGGCGGGGCTGGAAGGCGCAGTGGCCCAGATGCGCGCTCAGTTGGGGAATGCGCCGGCTCCTCGCTGGGAAGCCGTGACAGAGGGCAAGTGCGTGCAGGTGATGCACGTGGGTTCCCAGGCAGAGCTGTCGGTTTTGTTGTCGCAGCTCTATACCAGGTTCCTGCCGCAGGAAGGGCTGGAGCCTTTGGGCGTGTACCACGAGATCTATCTGAATGACTGGAGCAAGGCGTCGTCGAGTCGGCACAAGATGATCGTCCGGCAGCCGATATGCTAA
- the htpX gene encoding protease HtpX → MKRIVLFLITNLAVMLVLSASMNILGVGRYLNAQGLDLTQLLIFSALVGFTGAIISLLMSKWMAKQSVNARVIDPNAPANAEEAWLVDTVHQLADRAGIGRPEVAIYEGEPNAFATGAFKNDALVAVSTGLLRGMTEEEVMAVLGHEVAHIANGDMVTLTLIQGVVNTFVIFLARLAGYFVDRVLLRNDRDVGMGYYASVFVFELIFGVLASIIVAWFSRQREYRADAGSAQLLGSRQPMIHALARLGGMAPGELPKNFEASGISGGRSISAIFASHPPIAARIQALQSAQSV, encoded by the coding sequence ATGAAACGAATTGTCCTTTTCTTAATCACCAACCTGGCCGTCATGCTGGTGCTCAGCGCCTCCATGAATATTTTGGGTGTGGGACGTTACCTGAACGCGCAAGGTCTGGACCTGACTCAATTGCTGATTTTCTCGGCTTTGGTCGGTTTTACCGGCGCCATCATTTCCTTGCTGATGAGCAAATGGATGGCCAAGCAAAGCGTGAACGCCCGTGTCATTGACCCGAACGCCCCCGCCAATGCCGAAGAAGCCTGGCTGGTGGATACCGTGCACCAACTGGCCGACCGTGCCGGTATTGGCCGTCCTGAAGTGGCTATCTACGAAGGCGAGCCCAATGCCTTTGCCACCGGCGCGTTCAAGAATGATGCTCTGGTCGCCGTGTCCACCGGCTTGCTGCGCGGCATGACCGAAGAAGAGGTCATGGCCGTGCTGGGCCACGAGGTCGCCCACATTGCCAATGGCGACATGGTTACCCTGACCTTGATCCAGGGCGTGGTGAACACCTTTGTGATCTTCCTGGCCCGTCTGGCCGGCTACTTTGTGGACCGCGTGCTGCTGCGCAATGATCGCGACGTGGGCATGGGTTACTACGCCTCGGTCTTTGTGTTCGAGCTGATTTTTGGTGTGCTGGCCTCCATCATCGTGGCCTGGTTCTCGCGTCAGCGTGAGTACCGTGCCGATGCTGGTTCCGCCCAGTTGCTGGGTTCGCGTCAGCCCATGATCCATGCACTGGCCCGTCTGGGCGGCATGGCTCCTGGCGAACTGCCCAAGAACTTTGAAGCCTCCGGTATCTCGGGTGGTCGTTCGATCAGCGCGATCTTCGCCTCCCACCCTCCTATCGCTGCACGTATCCAGGCCTTGCAAAGCGCCCAGTCGGTCTAA